One genomic window of Streptomyces sp. NBC_01498 includes the following:
- a CDS encoding ABC-F family ATP-binding cassette domain-containing protein: MITATGVELRAGARVLIESASFRIAKGDRIGLVGRNGAGKTTLTKCLAGEGLPAAGSITRSGEVGYLPQDPRTGDLETLARDRILSARDLDSVLRKMRENEDRMANGKGATREKAMKKYERLETEFLTKGGYSAESEAATIAAALGLPDRVLGQPLHTLSGGQRRRVELARILFSDADTLLLDEPTNHLDADSIVWLRDYLKTYRGGFIVISHDVDLVETVVNKVFYLDANRSRIDVYNMGWKLYQQQRESDEKRRKRERANAEKKAATLNSQADKMRAKATKTVAAQNMARRAERLLSGLEAVRQSDKVAKLRFPDPAPCGKTPLTAEGLSKSYGSLEIFTDVDLAIDKGSRVVILGLNGAGKTTLLRLLAGVEKPDTGEVTPGHGLKLGYYAQEHETLDPDRTVLENMRSSAPDLDLVDVRKTLGSFLFSGDDVDKPAGVLSGGEKTRLALATLVVSSANVLLLDEPTNNLDPASREEILGALRTYKGAVILVTHDEGAVQALEPERIILLPDGVEDLWGADYADLVALA; the protein is encoded by the coding sequence GTGATCACCGCCACCGGTGTCGAGTTGCGCGCCGGCGCCCGCGTCCTCATCGAGTCAGCCTCGTTCCGTATCGCCAAGGGCGACCGCATCGGCCTCGTCGGCCGCAACGGAGCGGGCAAGACCACCCTCACCAAATGCCTGGCGGGCGAGGGCCTCCCCGCCGCCGGCAGCATCACCCGCTCCGGAGAGGTCGGCTATCTGCCGCAGGACCCCCGGACCGGCGACCTCGAAACCCTCGCGCGCGACCGCATCCTCTCCGCCCGCGACCTCGACTCCGTACTGAGGAAGATGCGCGAGAACGAGGACCGGATGGCGAACGGCAAGGGCGCCACCCGCGAGAAGGCGATGAAGAAGTACGAGCGCCTGGAGACGGAGTTCCTCACCAAGGGCGGCTACTCCGCCGAGTCCGAGGCCGCCACCATCGCCGCCGCGCTCGGCCTGCCCGACCGGGTGCTCGGCCAGCCCCTGCACACCCTCTCCGGCGGTCAGCGCCGCCGCGTCGAACTGGCCCGCATCCTCTTCTCGGACGCCGACACCCTGCTCCTCGACGAGCCCACCAACCACCTCGACGCCGACTCGATCGTCTGGCTGCGGGACTACCTCAAGACCTACCGCGGCGGTTTCATCGTCATCTCCCACGACGTCGACCTGGTCGAGACCGTCGTCAACAAGGTCTTCTACCTGGACGCCAACCGCTCCCGCATCGACGTCTACAACATGGGCTGGAAGCTCTACCAGCAGCAGCGCGAGTCCGACGAGAAGCGCCGCAAGCGCGAGCGGGCCAACGCGGAGAAGAAGGCCGCCACCCTCAACTCCCAGGCCGACAAGATGCGCGCCAAGGCCACCAAGACCGTCGCCGCGCAGAACATGGCACGCCGCGCCGAGCGCCTGCTGTCCGGCCTGGAGGCCGTACGCCAGTCCGACAAGGTCGCCAAGCTGCGCTTCCCCGACCCGGCGCCGTGCGGCAAGACCCCGCTGACCGCCGAGGGCCTGTCGAAGTCGTACGGCTCCCTGGAGATCTTCACCGACGTCGACCTGGCCATCGACAAGGGATCGCGCGTCGTCATCCTCGGACTCAACGGCGCGGGCAAGACCACCCTGCTGCGGCTGCTCGCCGGGGTGGAGAAGCCCGACACCGGCGAGGTCACCCCGGGGCACGGGCTCAAGCTCGGCTACTACGCCCAGGAGCACGAGACCCTGGACCCGGACCGCACCGTCCTGGAGAACATGCGGTCCTCGGCCCCCGACCTCGACCTGGTCGACGTCCGCAAGACCCTCGGCTCCTTCCTCTTCTCCGGCGACGACGTCGACAAGCCGGCCGGTGTCCTGTCCGGCGGCGAGAAGACCCGTCTGGCGCTGGCGACCCTGGTGGTCTCCTCGGCCAACGTCCTCCTCCTGGACGAGCCCACCAACAACCTCGACCCGGCCAGCCGCGAGGAGATCCTCGGGGCGCTGCGCACGTACAAGGGCGCGGTCATCCTCGTCACCCACGACGAGGGCGCCGTCCAGGCGCTCGAACCGGAGCGGATCATCCTGCTCCCCGACGGTGTGGAGGACCTGTGGGGCGCCGACTACGCGGACCTGGTGGCCCTGGCCTGA
- a CDS encoding helix-turn-helix domain-containing protein — protein sequence MAETLKKGSRVTGPARDKLAADLKKKYDSGASIRALAEETGRSYGFVHRMLSESGVTLRGRGGATRGKKASA from the coding sequence GTGGCCGAGACTCTGAAGAAGGGCAGCCGGGTAACCGGCCCCGCGCGCGACAAGCTCGCGGCAGACCTGAAGAAGAAGTACGACTCCGGTGCGAGCATTCGTGCGCTGGCCGAGGAAACGGGCCGGTCGTACGGGTTCGTCCACCGGATGCTCAGCGAGTCCGGAGTCACGCTGCGGGGACGCGGCGGAGCGACACGCGGCAAGAAGGCATCGGCCTGA
- a CDS encoding enoyl-CoA hydratase/isomerase family protein, translating into MTSLDPVLDKDGVRLTVEDAVATVTLTNPAKRNAQSPALWRALTEAGQSLPGSVRVVVLRGEGTSFSAGLDRRAFSPEGFDGEPSFPELARHSDPDLDAVIAGYQSAFTWWRRTDLVSIAAVQGHAIGAGFQLALACDLRVVASDVQFAMRETSLGLVPDLGGTHPLVSLVGYARALEMCATGRFVQAEEAERTGLANLVVPPDELDAAVRDLAAALLAAPRDATVETKALLKGASSLSYDEQRAAERAAQARRLRDLAGLGD; encoded by the coding sequence ATGACGTCGCTCGATCCCGTACTCGACAAGGACGGTGTACGGCTCACCGTCGAGGACGCGGTTGCCACGGTGACCCTGACGAATCCGGCCAAGCGCAACGCTCAGTCTCCCGCTCTGTGGCGGGCGTTGACGGAAGCCGGACAGTCACTGCCGGGCAGCGTGCGTGTCGTCGTGCTGCGTGGCGAGGGCACGTCCTTCTCCGCGGGCCTCGACCGGCGCGCGTTCAGCCCCGAGGGCTTCGACGGCGAACCGTCGTTCCCGGAACTGGCACGCCACAGCGACCCCGACCTCGACGCGGTCATCGCCGGGTACCAGTCCGCCTTCACCTGGTGGCGCCGCACCGACCTCGTGTCGATCGCCGCCGTCCAGGGCCATGCCATCGGCGCCGGCTTCCAGCTGGCGCTCGCCTGCGATCTGCGGGTCGTCGCGTCGGACGTCCAGTTCGCCATGCGCGAGACCAGCCTCGGCCTCGTCCCCGACCTCGGTGGTACGCACCCCCTCGTGAGCCTCGTCGGATACGCCCGCGCGCTCGAAATGTGCGCCACGGGCCGCTTCGTCCAGGCCGAGGAGGCCGAGCGCACCGGCCTGGCCAACCTCGTGGTGCCGCCGGACGAACTCGACGCGGCGGTACGGGACCTCGCCGCGGCACTGCTCGCCGCGCCGCGCGACGCGACGGTCGAGACGAAGGCCCTGCTCAAGGGCGCCTCGTCCCTCTCCTACGACGAACAGCGCGCCGCCGAACGCGCGGCCCAGGCCCGCCGCCTGCGCGACCTCGCGGGCCTCGGCGACTAG
- a CDS encoding Asp23/Gls24 family envelope stress response protein, giving the protein MSDTAQQNQPEQPARPSGDDLRKPPSGKRGGGDPATRGRTTIADGVVEKIAGLAARDVLGVHAMGSGMSRTFGAVRDRVPGGTKSVSRGVKAEVGEVQTALDLEIVVDYGVSIADVARDVRENVISAVERMTGLEVVEVNIAVSDVKLPDEEDDEPESRLQ; this is encoded by the coding sequence ATGTCCGACACCGCACAGCAGAACCAGCCCGAGCAGCCCGCCCGGCCGTCCGGGGACGACCTGCGGAAGCCACCGTCCGGCAAGCGGGGCGGCGGCGACCCGGCCACCCGCGGCCGGACCACCATCGCCGACGGGGTCGTCGAGAAGATCGCCGGCCTCGCCGCGCGCGACGTGCTCGGCGTCCACGCGATGGGCAGCGGCATGTCCCGTACCTTCGGCGCGGTACGCGACCGGGTCCCCGGCGGCACCAAGTCCGTCTCGCGGGGCGTCAAGGCCGAGGTGGGTGAGGTCCAGACCGCCCTCGACCTGGAGATCGTCGTGGACTACGGCGTGTCGATCGCCGACGTCGCCCGCGACGTGCGGGAGAACGTGATCTCCGCCGTGGAACGGATGACGGGCCTTGAGGTCGTCGAGGTCAACATCGCCGTCAGCGACGTGAAGCTGCCGGACGAAGAGGACGACGAGCCCGAGTCACGGCTCCAGTGA
- a CDS encoding Asp23/Gls24 family envelope stress response protein, which yields MAGERVAAEKRGATTIADRVVAKIAAQAAREALHGVPEGAEAPHAGVVVHDGVARVRIGLELDYPSDIGAQCGAVRHQVAHRVHALAGMEVPEVDVRVERLHSAQTRASQGRTR from the coding sequence GTGGCCGGTGAACGCGTGGCGGCCGAGAAGCGCGGGGCGACGACCATCGCCGACCGTGTCGTCGCGAAGATCGCCGCGCAGGCGGCACGGGAGGCGCTGCACGGCGTACCCGAAGGGGCGGAGGCACCGCACGCCGGTGTCGTCGTCCACGACGGTGTGGCACGCGTACGGATCGGGCTCGAACTGGACTACCCCTCCGACATCGGCGCCCAGTGCGGCGCGGTGCGTCACCAGGTCGCCCACCGGGTACACGCCCTCGCGGGGATGGAGGTGCCCGAGGTGGACGTCAGGGTCGAACGGCTCCACTCCGCCCAGACACGCGCGAGCCAGGGGAGGACCCGATGA
- a CDS encoding DUF6286 domain-containing protein encodes MTEPSGEGTEHAPEPHGAVRADLIELDQSTSAARYDVRPAPETGETDGRTGRFWSWRRIPATVVAAVLLGASGLLLYDVAAVRADHPAMFWRRWLVDRLTTRPLDDTWVLVASGVAGVIGLWLILLALTPGLREILPMRRGPHRVRAGLDREAAGLMLRDRALEVSGVQSARVRSRRTKVRVRAVSHFRELDDVRADLDAALGTGIGELGLVKPPALSVRVRRPKKKG; translated from the coding sequence ATGACCGAACCGTCCGGCGAGGGGACGGAACACGCGCCGGAACCGCACGGTGCCGTGCGCGCGGACCTGATCGAACTCGACCAGTCCACCTCCGCCGCCCGGTACGACGTACGACCGGCACCGGAGACGGGCGAGACGGACGGCAGGACCGGCCGCTTCTGGTCCTGGCGCCGGATCCCGGCCACCGTGGTCGCCGCCGTCCTGCTCGGGGCGTCGGGGCTGCTGCTGTACGACGTCGCCGCCGTACGCGCCGACCACCCGGCCATGTTCTGGCGCCGGTGGCTGGTCGACCGGCTCACCACCCGGCCCCTGGACGACACCTGGGTCCTCGTCGCCTCGGGCGTCGCCGGGGTGATCGGCCTGTGGCTGATCCTGCTCGCCCTGACACCCGGCCTGCGCGAGATCCTGCCCATGCGGCGCGGCCCGCACCGGGTACGGGCCGGGCTCGACCGGGAGGCCGCCGGGCTGATGCTGCGCGACCGGGCGCTGGAGGTCTCCGGTGTGCAGTCGGCACGGGTACGGTCCCGCCGCACCAAGGTCCGCGTCCGGGCCGTCTCCCATTTCCGCGAACTCGACGACGTACGCGCCGACCTCGACGCGGCGCTCGGCACCGGCATCGGTGAGCTGGGTCTCGTCAAGCCGCCCGCGCTCTCCGTACGGGTCCGCCGGCCGAAGAAGAAGGGGTGA
- the amaP gene encoding alkaline shock response membrane anchor protein AmaP — MLRVVNRVLLGLVGLALLCVGGGVLATGLGVSVPSWWPYTGRKDVLLSDADRDRWREQSWWWPVVIAVLAALVLLTLWWLLSQLRRARLAEVLVDTGDGEGALLRGRAMEDVLESEARSLDGVARARVRLTGRRTAPRARVRLLLEPHAAPGRALERLTTEAVAHARDSAGLAALPTEARLRAAKHRAQRVT, encoded by the coding sequence ATGCTCAGGGTCGTCAACCGTGTCCTGCTGGGCCTCGTCGGGCTGGCGCTGCTGTGCGTCGGCGGCGGCGTACTCGCGACCGGGCTCGGTGTGTCCGTCCCGTCCTGGTGGCCGTACACCGGCCGCAAGGACGTGCTGCTGAGCGACGCGGACCGGGACCGGTGGCGGGAGCAGAGCTGGTGGTGGCCGGTCGTCATCGCGGTGCTCGCCGCCCTGGTGCTGCTCACCCTGTGGTGGCTGCTGTCCCAACTGCGCCGCGCGCGACTGGCGGAGGTGCTGGTCGACACCGGTGACGGGGAGGGCGCGCTGCTGCGGGGACGCGCCATGGAGGACGTGCTGGAGAGCGAGGCGCGCTCGCTGGACGGCGTGGCACGGGCCCGGGTCCGGCTGACGGGCCGGCGCACCGCGCCCCGGGCGCGGGTACGGCTGCTGCTGGAGCCGCACGCGGCGCCGGGGCGGGCGCTGGAGCGGCTGACGACGGAGGCGGTGGCGCATGCGCGGGACTCGGCGGGGCTGGCGGCCCTGCCGACGGAGGCGCGGCTGCGGGCGGCGAAGCACCGGGCGCAGCGGGTGACGTGA
- a CDS encoding SDR family oxidoreductase, producing MDLGLRDRVYVVTGASRGLGRASAEALAADGAKVLITGRDERSVMDAAASIGPHAAGIAADNADPEVADRLIATARERFGSFDGILISVGGPPPGSVLGTTDEQWRSAFDSVFLGAVRLARTAAAELGPGGVVGLVLSGSVYEPIRGLTISNGLRPGLAGFAKSLADEVGPRGIRVVGLLPARIDTDRVRELDALSDDPRAARATHESRIPLRRYGTPEEFGRTAAFLLSPAASYLTGLMLPVDGGALHAF from the coding sequence ATGGATCTTGGGCTGAGGGACCGTGTCTATGTCGTCACCGGAGCCTCGCGGGGGCTGGGGCGGGCGTCCGCCGAAGCGCTGGCGGCGGACGGCGCGAAGGTACTGATCACCGGGCGGGACGAGCGGTCCGTCATGGACGCGGCGGCCTCGATCGGCCCCCACGCGGCCGGGATCGCGGCGGACAACGCCGATCCCGAGGTCGCGGACCGCCTGATAGCCACGGCCCGGGAGCGGTTCGGGAGCTTCGACGGGATACTGATCAGCGTCGGCGGCCCGCCGCCGGGGTCCGTGCTGGGCACGACGGACGAGCAGTGGCGGTCGGCGTTCGACTCGGTCTTCCTGGGTGCGGTACGGCTGGCCCGTACGGCGGCGGCCGAACTGGGCCCCGGCGGAGTCGTCGGCCTCGTCCTGTCCGGCTCGGTGTACGAACCGATCCGGGGCCTGACGATCTCCAACGGCCTGCGGCCGGGCCTGGCGGGCTTCGCGAAGTCCCTCGCGGACGAGGTGGGGCCACGCGGCATACGCGTGGTCGGCCTGCTGCCGGCCCGGATCGACACGGACCGGGTCCGCGAACTGGACGCGCTCTCCGACGACCCGCGGGCGGCCCGCGCGACCCACGAGTCCCGTATCCCGCTGCGCCGCTACGGCACCCCGGAGGAGTTCGGCCGCACGGCGGCGTTCCTGCTCTCCCCGGCGGCGTCCTACCTGACGGGCCTGATGCTCCCGGTCGACGGCGGCGCCCTGCACGCCTTCTGA
- a CDS encoding glycoside hydrolase family 15 protein, whose protein sequence is MTQRIEDYALIGDLQTAALVGMNGSIDWLCLPRFDSAACFTALLGTKENGHWLLAPKGAGRVTGRRYAGDSLVLETHWETRNGTVKVTDFMPQRDVAPDVVRIVEGVSGSVEMSSTLRLRFDYGSIVPWVRRTDGQRVAVAGPDSVWLRSVTRGRPADGDGAPGEEPSVKTWGQEFSTCSSFTVGAGEKVAFVLTWHPSHLPRPALIDPFEALEHSVDDWRKWAARCTYEGPYREAVLRSLLTLKGLIYAPTGGIVAAPTTSLPEELGGVRNWDYRYCWLRDSALVLGALLSAGYVDEAEAWRDWLLRAVAGDPSDLQIMYGVAGERRLPETELTWLNGYAGASPVRIGNEAVEQLQLDVYGEVIDSLHVARGVGLTGQPHAWDLQLALLGFLESKWREPDEGLWEVRGPRRHFTHSKVMAWVAADRAVKTLESDPSLRGDVNRWKAMRDEVHREVCEKGYDPVRNTFTQSYGSAELDAATLLIPRYGFLPPDDPRVVGTVDAVRAELATDGLVRRYSTEGGSVDGLPGGEGTFLVCSFWLADALLMTGRKKEATALFERLLALRNDVGLLAEEYDPALGRQLGNFPQAFSHIGLVGTALALAAAEDGTTE, encoded by the coding sequence GTGACCCAACGCATCGAGGACTACGCCCTCATCGGCGACTTGCAGACCGCGGCACTCGTAGGAATGAACGGCTCCATCGACTGGCTGTGCCTCCCGCGCTTCGACTCGGCCGCCTGCTTCACGGCCCTGCTCGGTACCAAGGAGAACGGCCACTGGCTGCTCGCCCCGAAGGGCGCGGGCCGCGTCACCGGCCGCCGGTACGCGGGGGACTCTCTGGTCCTGGAGACCCACTGGGAGACCAGGAACGGCACGGTCAAGGTCACCGACTTCATGCCGCAGCGCGACGTCGCGCCGGACGTCGTACGGATCGTGGAGGGCGTCAGCGGCTCGGTGGAGATGAGTTCCACACTGCGGCTGCGCTTCGACTACGGCTCCATCGTGCCGTGGGTGCGCAGGACCGACGGCCAGCGCGTCGCCGTCGCCGGGCCGGACTCCGTGTGGCTGCGGAGCGTCACACGCGGGCGGCCCGCCGACGGTGACGGGGCCCCGGGCGAGGAGCCGTCGGTCAAGACCTGGGGCCAGGAGTTCAGCACCTGCTCGTCGTTCACCGTCGGTGCCGGGGAGAAGGTCGCGTTCGTCCTCACCTGGCACCCCTCGCATCTGCCGCGCCCCGCGCTGATCGACCCGTTCGAGGCGCTGGAGCACAGCGTGGACGACTGGCGGAAGTGGGCGGCGCGCTGCACGTACGAGGGGCCCTACCGCGAAGCCGTGCTGCGCTCCCTGCTCACCCTGAAGGGGCTGATCTACGCGCCGACCGGCGGCATCGTGGCGGCCCCCACCACCTCGCTCCCCGAGGAGCTCGGCGGCGTACGGAACTGGGACTACCGCTACTGCTGGCTGCGCGACTCCGCGCTCGTCCTGGGCGCGCTGCTGTCCGCCGGTTACGTGGACGAGGCGGAGGCGTGGCGCGACTGGCTGCTGCGCGCGGTCGCCGGTGACCCCTCGGACCTCCAGATCATGTACGGGGTCGCCGGCGAACGGCGGCTGCCCGAGACGGAACTGACCTGGCTGAACGGTTACGCGGGCGCGAGCCCGGTCCGGATCGGGAACGAGGCGGTCGAACAGCTCCAACTCGACGTGTACGGCGAGGTGATCGACTCCCTGCACGTGGCACGGGGCGTCGGCCTCACCGGGCAGCCGCACGCCTGGGATCTCCAACTCGCCCTGCTGGGCTTCCTGGAGTCGAAGTGGCGGGAACCGGACGAAGGACTGTGGGAAGTACGCGGCCCCCGGCGGCACTTCACCCACTCCAAGGTGATGGCCTGGGTCGCCGCCGACCGCGCGGTGAAGACGCTGGAGAGCGATCCGTCGCTGCGCGGCGACGTGAACCGGTGGAAGGCGATGCGGGACGAGGTCCACCGCGAGGTGTGCGAGAAGGGGTACGACCCGGTCCGTAACACCTTCACGCAGTCGTACGGCTCCGCGGAACTGGACGCGGCGACGCTGCTGATCCCCCGGTACGGATTTCTGCCGCCGGACGATCCGCGGGTGGTGGGCACGGTCGACGCGGTACGGGCGGAGCTGGCCACGGACGGGCTGGTCCGCCGGTACAGCACGGAAGGGGGCTCGGTGGACGGACTGCCGGGCGGGGAGGGGACGTTCCTCGTCTGCTCGTTCTGGCTGGCCGACGCCCTGCTGATGACGGGCCGCAAGAAGGAGGCGACGGCCCTGTTCGAGCGGCTGCTCGCCCTGCGCAACGACGTCGGTCTGCTCGCCGAGGAGTACGACCCGGCGCTCGGGCGGCAACTCGGCAACTTCCCGCAGGCGTTCAGCCATATCGGCCTCGTGGGTACGGCCCTCGCCCTGGCCGCCGCCGAGGACGGGACGACAGAATGA
- a CDS encoding SURF1 family cytochrome oxidase biogenesis protein — translation MYRFLLSRQWVILTLLALVLIPVMIELGFWQLHRHEHRVAQNTLIAGNLKAKPVPVTALTSPGHTVPRADYWRRVEATGTFDQEHEVVVRRRTNADDTVGFHVLTPFVLDDGRVLLVNRGWIPFGEDQRSFPDIPAAPAGTVTVTGRLKADETTGSSGIKELRDLPDRQVMLINSERQAESLGRTVLGGYIEQTAPAAPGGSPRQIPEPDSGSIGAHMAYAVQWWLFAAGVPVGWVVLVRREKRDRATTAARDTPARETAAA, via the coding sequence GTGTACCGCTTCCTCCTGTCGCGGCAGTGGGTGATCCTCACCCTCCTCGCCCTCGTCCTCATCCCCGTGATGATCGAGCTGGGCTTCTGGCAGTTGCACCGCCATGAACACCGCGTCGCGCAGAACACCCTGATCGCCGGCAACCTCAAGGCGAAGCCGGTGCCGGTCACCGCGCTCACCTCCCCCGGCCACACGGTCCCCCGCGCCGACTACTGGCGCCGGGTCGAGGCCACCGGCACCTTCGACCAGGAGCACGAGGTCGTCGTACGCCGCCGGACCAACGCGGACGACACCGTCGGCTTCCACGTCCTGACCCCGTTCGTCCTGGACGACGGCCGTGTCCTTCTCGTCAATCGCGGCTGGATCCCCTTCGGCGAAGACCAGCGCTCCTTCCCCGACATCCCCGCCGCGCCCGCCGGGACCGTCACCGTCACCGGCCGTCTCAAGGCCGACGAGACGACCGGCAGCAGCGGTATCAAGGAGCTGAGAGACCTCCCGGACCGTCAGGTCATGCTGATCAACAGCGAGCGGCAGGCCGAGTCCCTCGGCCGGACCGTCCTCGGCGGCTACATCGAGCAGACCGCCCCCGCCGCCCCGGGCGGGAGCCCCCGGCAGATCCCCGAGCCCGACTCCGGCTCCATCGGCGCGCACATGGCCTATGCCGTGCAGTGGTGGCTGTTCGCCGCCGGCGTACCGGTCGGCTGGGTCGTCCTCGTACGGCGTGAGAAGCGGGACCGCGCGACGACGGCGGCCCGGGACACGCCCGCGCGCGAGACCGCCGCCGCATAA
- a CDS encoding DEDDh family exonuclease: MTMLDDPATSAMWPAAYPEGYAVVDVETTGLARDDRIVSAAVYRLDARGDVEDHWYTLVNPERDPGPVWIHGLTTDVLAGAPVFSQIAHEFSERLADRVLVAHNAFFDWSMISREYARARTTAPTRQRLCTIALAKELRLPLPNHKLATLAEHFGVAQRHAHHALDDARVLAEAFRPSLHAAARDGVRLPLLECRPLTEWSDGPASPLIGRQQPRRPATWRPSRRLPACPYPNPGRYESDKPLAQGMRVAFSGDTSVDRELLEDRAVEAGLHVASSVSRKTSLLVTNDPAAATSKTLKAAEYGTPVVDEAAFTHLLRDVTPAPASGPPAAAPSDG, from the coding sequence GTGACCATGCTTGACGACCCCGCGACTTCAGCGATGTGGCCGGCCGCGTACCCCGAGGGGTACGCGGTCGTCGACGTGGAGACCACCGGACTCGCCCGTGACGACCGGATAGTCTCGGCGGCGGTGTACCGGCTGGACGCGCGGGGCGATGTCGAGGACCACTGGTACACCCTGGTCAACCCCGAGCGCGATCCGGGACCGGTCTGGATCCACGGCCTGACGACCGATGTGCTGGCGGGCGCGCCGGTGTTCAGCCAGATCGCGCACGAGTTCTCGGAGCGGCTGGCGGACCGGGTGCTCGTCGCGCACAACGCGTTCTTCGACTGGTCGATGATCTCGCGGGAGTACGCGCGCGCGAGGACGACGGCGCCCACCCGCCAGCGGCTGTGCACCATCGCGCTCGCCAAGGAGCTCCGGCTGCCGCTGCCCAACCACAAGTTGGCCACACTCGCCGAGCACTTCGGCGTCGCGCAGCGGCACGCGCACCACGCGCTGGACGACGCGCGCGTCCTGGCGGAGGCGTTCCGGCCGAGCCTGCACGCGGCGGCGCGCGACGGGGTGCGGCTGCCGCTCCTCGAATGCCGGCCGCTCACCGAGTGGTCGGACGGGCCGGCGAGCCCGCTGATCGGCCGTCAGCAGCCACGCCGGCCGGCGACCTGGCGCCCGTCGCGACGGCTCCCGGCGTGCCCGTATCCGAATCCCGGACGGTACGAGAGCGACAAGCCGCTCGCGCAGGGGATGCGGGTGGCGTTCTCGGGGGACACCTCGGTCGACCGCGAACTGCTGGAGGACCGGGCCGTCGAGGCGGGGCTGCATGTCGCCTCCAGCGTCTCCCGGAAGACGAGCCTGCTGGTGACGAACGATCCGGCGGCGGCGACGTCGAAGACCCTGAAGGCGGCGGAGTACGGGACCCCGGTCGTGGACGAGGCGGCCTTCACCCATCTGCTGCGCGACGTGACGCCCGCGCCCGCCTCCGGGCCTCCGGCCGCCGCCCCGTCGGACGGGTGA